One stretch of Plutella xylostella chromosome 15, ilPluXylo3.1, whole genome shotgun sequence DNA includes these proteins:
- the LOC105386501 gene encoding tigger transposable element-derived protein 6-like: MPKVRVRTTEKASWSPDSLNKAIRLIDGGSSIRNAAKVMGIPFSSLQKRIKKGSTLAPHLGRFTVFSREQEAELANLVKKMANIFYGCTANQIRRVAFEYAEKLNVKHNFNQASKMAGRDWLHAFMARNNISIRKPEATSINRITAFNKTEVSLFFELLGQLMEKHKFVQKNIYNCDETGISTVQTPGKILAAKGQKRVGSITSWERGKNITLLCAMSSAGGYIPPMFIFPRKRMTPLLEKDGPAGALYKCSDNGWINEHLFLEWLAHFKQHAKPSADEPILLILDNHASHISLSVYEYCKSNHIHMLSLPPHTSHRMQPLDVSFFGPLKMAYKKECDLFLKSHLAEKITPYDVASLVRKAFNNVASISKGESGFRSTGIFPLNPEVFTEEDFLAAETLQSETVVIEDCNESLAAACVIPSTSKEDSPVPSTSTQIVSLDLMMSNQEVPLDSESDVVPQVPGTSNQSSVLHDLIKMPEKASVIKTRQGRKKQHATILTSTPQKENLLEKEINKMKKKGGKEKEKTWKGKGQGKKTKVQKKGPEKAKRQVLQEQNETSVSDVGTDDLCQDDEDDDAEDAGNRCLVCDEFGRNNEMWYRCTSCGLWAHAECTGWESAEGYVCDVC, translated from the coding sequence atGCCGAAAGTACGCGTCAGGACAACTGAAAAGGCTTCCTGGTCTCCTGATAGCCTAAATAAAGCTATACGACTCATTGATGGCGGTTCTTCTATAAGAAATGCTGCTAAAGTAATGGGAATCCCTTTTTCAAGCCTTCAGAAGAGGATAAAAAAAGGTTCTACCTTAGCACCACATCTAGGACGATTCACTGTCTTTAGTCGTGAGCAAGAAGCCGAGCTAGCAAACTTGGTGAAGAAAATGGCAAATATTTTCTACGGTTGTACTGCTAATCAAATCAGAAGAGTCGCTTTCGAATATGCTGAAAAATTAAATGTGAAGCATAATTTTAATCAAGCTTCAAAAATGGCTGGACGCGATTGGTTGCATGCTTTTATGGCTAGAAATAACATTTCTATTAGAAAACCGGAAGCGACCAGCATAAACAGAATCACGGCCTTTAATAAAACAGAGGTAAGTCTGTTCTTTGAGCTACTTGGGCAGCTGATGGAAAAACACAAATTcgtccaaaaaaatatttataattgcGATGAAACCGGTATTTCAACGGTTCAAACACCGGGAAAAATTTTAGCTGCAAAAGGACAGAAGAGAGTAGGATCTATTACCAGTTGGGAGAGAGGAAAAAACATCACCTTGTTGTGTGCTATGAGCAGTGCTGGGGGGTACATTCCACCTATGTTTATCTTCCCTAGAAAAAGGATGACTCCACTACTTGAGAAGGATGGTCCAGCAGGCGCGCTTTACAAATGTTCAGACAACGGATGGATCAACGAACATCTCTTTCTTGAATGGTTGGCGCATTTTAAACAGCACGCTAAACCGTCTGCAGATGAACCCATCCTTTTAATACTAGACAACCATGCTAGTCACATTTCTCTTTCCGTCTACGAATATTGCAAGTCCAATCACATTCATATGTTGTCTCTTCCACCACACACGTCTCATAGAATGCAGCCTCTTGACGTTTCTTTTTTTGGCCCTCTCAAAATGGCGTACAAAAAAGAATGTGACTTGTTTTTGAAAAGCCATCTAGCAGAAAAGATAACCCCTTACGACGTAGCGTCCTTGGTGAGGAAAGCATTTAATAATGTTGCTTCTATTAGTAAAGGAGAATCGGGGTTTAGATCAACTGGAATATTTCCACTAAATCCGGAGGTATTCACAGAAGAAGATTTTCTCGCTGCAGAAACTCTCCAATCTGAGACCGTTGTAATCGAAGACTGCAATGAATCTCTCGCAGCTGCCTGTGTGATTCCCAGTACATCAAAAGAAGACTCGCCAGTTCCGAGCACGTCAACACAAATTGTTTCACTAGATCTTATGATGTCTAACCAAGAAGTCCCACTTGATTCTGAATCAGATGTTGTACCACAAGTTCCTGGCACGTCTAATCAATCTAGTGTATTgcatgatttaataaaaatgccCGAGAAAGCATCTGTTATTAAAACAAGACAGGGCCGAAAGAAGCAACACGCTACAATTTTAACTTCAACGCCACAAAAAGAAAATCTGTTAGAAAaggaaattaataaaatgaagaaaaaaGGAGGTAAAGAAAAAGAGAAAACATGGAAAGGTAAAGGACAAGGAAAAAAGACTAAAGTACAGAAGAAGGGTCCTGAAAAGGCAAAGCGCCAAGTATTACAAGAACAGAACGAAACTTCTGTATCAGATGTTGGCACTGACGACTTATGCCAGGACGATGAGGATGATGACGCAGAAGATGCTGGGAACAGATGCCTAGTATGCGACGAATTCGGAAGAAACAACGAGATGTGGTACAGGTGTACCT